One Paramisgurnus dabryanus chromosome 9, PD_genome_1.1, whole genome shotgun sequence DNA segment encodes these proteins:
- the ctsh gene encoding pro-cathepsin H isoform X2 — MKGLMMLSVLFAVVYTVHSVLVYTEQGTYNFKSWMSQYNKKYEMSEYYQRLQVFLENKQKIDHHNAGKHTFTMGLNQFSDMTFAEFRKHYLLTEPQNCSATRGNHVSSNGPYPDMIDWRTKGNYVTDVKNQGPCGSCWTFSTTGCLESVTAIATGKLLQLAEQQLVDCADAFNNHGCKGGLPSQAFEYIMYNKGLMTEEDYPYTAREGPCKFKPQQAAAFVKDVVNITRYDEMGMVDALAKYNPVSFAYEVVGDFMHYKDGIYTSTKCHNTTDMVNHAVLAVGYAQENGTPYWIVKNSWGTSWGINGYFYIERGKNMCGLAACSSYPVPLV, encoded by the exons ATGAAGGGGTTGATGATGTTATCGGTGCTGTTTGCCGTGGTTTATACGGTACACTCAGTGCTCGTATACACCGAGCAAGGTACA TATAATTTCAAATCATGGATGTCTCAG tataataaaaaatatgagaTGAGTGAATATTACCAGCGGCTGCAAGTATTTCTTGAAAACAAACAGAAGATTGACCACCATAATGCTGGAAAGCACACATTTACAA TGGGATTGAACCAATTCTCAGACATGACCTTTGCTGAATTTAGGAAACACTACCTCCTGACAGAGCCTCAG AACTGCTCAGCCACTAGAGGAAATCATGTGAGTAGTAATGGACCCTATCCAGATATGATTGACTGGAGGACAAAGGGAAACTATGTGACAGATGTGAAGAATCAG GGGCCTTGTGGTAGCTGCTGGACTTTTTCCACTACAGGCTGTTTAGAGTCTGTCACTGCTATTGCCACTGGAAAACTATTACAACTG gcAGAGCAGCAGCTTGTAGATTGTGCTGACGCTTTTAACAATCATGGATGCAAGGG tgGTCTCCCAAGTCAAGCCTTTGAGTACATCATGTACAATAAAGGTCTTATGACAGAAGAGGACTACCCCTACACGGCTAGG GAAGGTCCTTGTAAATTCAAACCACAGCAGGCTGCTGCTTTTGTGAAGGATGTTGTAAACATTACACGG TATGATGAAATGGGGATGGTAGATGCTTTGGCAAAGTACAACCCTGTCAGCTTTGCCTATGaagttgtgggtgatttcaTGCACTACAAAGATGGAATATATACCAG CACCAAGTGTCACAACACCACTGACATGGTGAACCATGCAGTGCTTGCTGTAGGCTATGCTCAGGAGAATGGAACTCCATACTGGATAGTAAAGAACTCCTGGGGAACCAGTTGGGGAATTAATGG TTATTTCTACATTGAGAGGGGAAAGAACATGTGTGGACTTGCTGCTTGCTCATCTTATCCTGTACCATTGGTGTGA
- the ctsh gene encoding pro-cathepsin H isoform X3, producing the protein MKGLMMLSVLFAVVYTVHSVLVYTEQDERDFKTWMTQFNRKYEKDEYYKRLQIFLENKKMIDEHNAGNHSFTLGLNQFSDMTFAEFRKHYLLTEPQNCSATRGNHVSSNGPYPDMIDWRTKGNYVTDVKNQGPCGSCWTFSTTGCLESVTAIATGKLLQLAEQQLVDCADAFNNHGCKGGLPSQAFEYIMYNKGLMTEEDYPYTAREGPCKFKPQQAAAFVKDVVNITRYDEMGMVDALAKYNPVSFAYEVVGDFMHYKDGIYTSTKCHNTTDMVNHAVLAVGYAQENGTPYWIVKNSWGTSWGINGYFYIERGKNMCGLAACSSYPVPLV; encoded by the exons ATGAAGGGGTTGATGATGTTATCGGTGCTGTTTGCCGTGGTTTATACGGTACACTCAGTGCTCGTATACACCGAGCAAG ATGAGCGTGATTTCAAAACATGGATGACTCAG TTTAATAGAAAATACGAGAAGGATGAATATTACAAACGACTGCAAATATTTCTTGAAAACAAAAAGATGATTGACGAACATAATGCTGGGAACCACTCTTTTACAT TGGGATTGAACCAATTCTCAGACATGACCTTTGCTGAATTTAGGAAACACTACCTCCTGACAGAGCCTCAG AACTGCTCAGCCACTAGAGGAAATCATGTGAGTAGTAATGGACCCTATCCAGATATGATTGACTGGAGGACAAAGGGAAACTATGTGACAGATGTGAAGAATCAG GGGCCTTGTGGTAGCTGCTGGACTTTTTCCACTACAGGCTGTTTAGAGTCTGTCACTGCTATTGCCACTGGAAAACTATTACAACTG gcAGAGCAGCAGCTTGTAGATTGTGCTGACGCTTTTAACAATCATGGATGCAAGGG tgGTCTCCCAAGTCAAGCCTTTGAGTACATCATGTACAATAAAGGTCTTATGACAGAAGAGGACTACCCCTACACGGCTAGG GAAGGTCCTTGTAAATTCAAACCACAGCAGGCTGCTGCTTTTGTGAAGGATGTTGTAAACATTACACGG TATGATGAAATGGGGATGGTAGATGCTTTGGCAAAGTACAACCCTGTCAGCTTTGCCTATGaagttgtgggtgatttcaTGCACTACAAAGATGGAATATATACCAG CACCAAGTGTCACAACACCACTGACATGGTGAACCATGCAGTGCTTGCTGTAGGCTATGCTCAGGAGAATGGAACTCCATACTGGATAGTAAAGAACTCCTGGGGAACCAGTTGGGGAATTAATGG TTATTTCTACATTGAGAGGGGAAAGAACATGTGTGGACTTGCTGCTTGCTCATCTTATCCTGTACCATTGGTGTGA
- the ctsh gene encoding pro-cathepsin H isoform X1, which produces MNGLMMLPVLFAVLYTVHSVPVYTEQDEYNFKSWMSQYNKKYEMSEYYQRLQVFLENKQKIDHHNAGKHTFTMGLNQFSDMTFAEFRKHYLLTEPQNCSATRGNHVSSNGPYPDMIDWRTKGNYVTDVKNQGPCGSCWTFSTTGCLESVTAIATGKLLQLAEQQLVDCADAFNNHGCKGGLPSQAFEYIMYNKGLMTEEDYPYTAREGPCKFKPQQAAAFVKDVVNITRYDEMGMVDALAKYNPVSFAYEVVGDFMHYKDGIYTSTKCHNTTDMVNHAVLAVGYAQENGTPYWIVKNSWGTSWGINGYFYIERGKNMCGLAACSSYPVPLV; this is translated from the exons ATGAACGGGTTGATGATGTTACCGGTGCTGTTTGCAGTGCTTTATACGGTACACTCAGTGCCCGTATACACCGAGCAAG ATGAGTATAATTTCAAATCATGGATGTCTCAG tataataaaaaatatgagaTGAGTGAATATTACCAGCGGCTGCAAGTATTTCTTGAAAACAAACAGAAGATTGACCACCATAATGCTGGAAAGCACACATTTACAA TGGGATTGAACCAATTCTCAGACATGACCTTTGCTGAATTTAGGAAACACTACCTCCTGACAGAGCCTCAG AACTGCTCAGCCACTAGAGGAAATCATGTGAGTAGTAATGGACCCTATCCAGATATGATTGACTGGAGGACAAAGGGAAACTATGTGACAGATGTGAAGAATCAG GGGCCTTGTGGTAGCTGCTGGACTTTTTCCACTACAGGCTGTTTAGAGTCTGTCACTGCTATTGCCACTGGAAAACTATTACAACTG gcAGAGCAGCAGCTTGTAGATTGTGCTGACGCTTTTAACAATCATGGATGCAAGGG tgGTCTCCCAAGTCAAGCCTTTGAGTACATCATGTACAATAAAGGTCTTATGACAGAAGAGGACTACCCCTACACGGCTAGG GAAGGTCCTTGTAAATTCAAACCACAGCAGGCTGCTGCTTTTGTGAAGGATGTTGTAAACATTACACGG TATGATGAAATGGGGATGGTAGATGCTTTGGCAAAGTACAACCCTGTCAGCTTTGCCTATGaagttgtgggtgatttcaTGCACTACAAAGATGGAATATATACCAG CACCAAGTGTCACAACACCACTGACATGGTGAACCATGCAGTGCTTGCTGTAGGCTATGCTCAGGAGAATGGAACTCCATACTGGATAGTAAAGAACTCCTGGGGAACCAGTTGGGGAATTAATGG TTATTTCTACATTGAGAGGGGAAAGAACATGTGTGGACTTGCTGCTTGCTCATCTTATCCTGTACCATTGGTGTGA